A region of Lichenibacterium dinghuense DNA encodes the following proteins:
- the treS gene encoding maltose alpha-D-glucosyltransferase, with protein MALQLQSTPPDLTQSESAAPTSTLSNDPLWYKDAVIYQLHVKSFFDANNDGIGDFAGLNAKLDYVADLGVTCIWLLPFYPSPRRDDGYDISGYEDVSPDYGSLDEFRQFVAAAHARGIRVITELVINHTSDQHPWFQAARHAPKGSPERDMYVWSDTDDKFTETRIIFLDTETSNWTWDPVAGQYFWHRFYSHQPDLNFDNPKVLEEVLRVMHFWLDMGVDGLRLDAIPYLIERDGTSNENLPETHEILKKIRADLDRSYPDRMLLAEANMWPEDTQMYFGDGDECHMAFHFPLMPRMYMAIAKEDRFPITDIMRQTPEIPPNAQWAIFLRNHDELTLEMVTDEERDYLWNTYAADKRARINLGIRRRLAPLLQRDRRRIELMNGLLLSMPGTPVIYYGDEIGMGDNIHLGDRDGVRTPMQWTEDRNGGFSRADPASVVLPPIMDPLYGFNAVNVEAQARDPHSLLNWMRRMLALRGKHQAFGRGALRFIYPGNRHVLAYLREFDGDTILCVANLSRTPQAVELGLAEFEGRVPVELSGPTPFPPVGKLNYLLTLPPYGFYWLSLSETEKAPSWHHAGGEQLPEFNTFVVRESLRELLSERYTGKILNELLPQYLPLRRWFASKDQRITGARLVYAAPLPADQEILLIEVEVQTGGRTDRYQMPAGIAWEGPALTSFAQQTALARVRRGRRVGYITDAFSLDGLPRGVLRGIKNRSTIPLPDGREIRCLGSEAADALEGIDDAKVRLLTAEQSNSSAVVGNLGIVKLIRRLAPGIHPEAEMTRRLTEVGFENTAALIGEIVRYAADGTPYTLAIAQGVIANQGDAWTWVLDNLRRAVEDAALTDGEAGPDYQVIDAFVGTIGRRLGELHRALALPTDDPAFRPETADRAAVEAWRRDVGGEVAHALDALEAKRDALDDGARALAESVLGRRQAVLETVDRLAEAGAGTALTRVHGDFHLGQVLVSQDDAYIIDFEGEPAKTLEQRRAKASPLRDVAGLLRSLDYAAASVAGVEEEAGPLPVRERRAALLATFRRESRDSFLAAYRDALGQGADGGAELCEPLLDLMLLEKAAYEIGYEVANRPRWLPIPLGGFKAIVDRLTGVEERA; from the coding sequence ATGGCGCTTCAGCTCCAGTCCACGCCGCCCGACCTCACGCAATCCGAATCCGCGGCGCCCACGTCCACGCTGTCGAACGACCCGCTCTGGTACAAGGACGCGGTCATCTACCAGCTTCACGTGAAGTCCTTCTTCGACGCCAACAACGACGGCATCGGGGACTTCGCGGGGCTGAACGCCAAGCTCGACTACGTCGCGGACCTCGGCGTCACCTGCATCTGGCTGCTGCCCTTCTACCCCAGCCCCCGGCGCGACGACGGCTACGACATCTCGGGCTACGAGGACGTGTCCCCCGACTACGGCTCGCTCGACGAGTTCCGGCAGTTCGTGGCCGCGGCCCATGCGCGCGGCATCCGCGTCATCACCGAGCTCGTCATCAACCACACCTCGGACCAGCACCCCTGGTTCCAGGCGGCCCGCCACGCCCCCAAGGGCTCGCCGGAGCGCGACATGTACGTGTGGTCCGACACGGACGACAAGTTCACCGAGACGCGCATCATCTTCCTCGACACCGAGACGTCGAACTGGACCTGGGACCCGGTGGCGGGCCAGTACTTCTGGCACCGCTTCTATTCGCACCAGCCTGACCTCAACTTCGACAACCCGAAGGTGCTGGAGGAGGTGCTGCGCGTCATGCACTTCTGGCTCGACATGGGGGTCGACGGGCTCAGGCTCGACGCCATCCCCTACCTGATCGAGCGCGACGGCACCTCCAACGAGAACCTGCCCGAGACCCACGAGATCCTGAAGAAGATCCGCGCGGACCTCGACCGCTCCTACCCGGACCGCATGCTGCTCGCCGAGGCCAACATGTGGCCCGAGGACACGCAGATGTATTTCGGCGACGGCGACGAATGCCACATGGCGTTCCACTTCCCGCTGATGCCGCGCATGTACATGGCGATCGCGAAGGAGGACCGCTTCCCGATCACCGACATCATGCGCCAGACGCCGGAGATCCCGCCGAACGCGCAATGGGCGATCTTCCTGCGCAACCACGACGAGCTGACGCTCGAGATGGTGACGGACGAGGAGCGCGACTACCTGTGGAACACCTACGCGGCCGACAAGCGGGCGCGCATCAACCTCGGCATCCGCCGCCGCCTCGCCCCGCTGCTGCAGCGTGACCGGCGCCGCATCGAGCTGATGAACGGGCTGCTCCTGTCCATGCCCGGCACGCCCGTGATCTATTACGGCGACGAGATCGGGATGGGCGACAACATCCACCTCGGCGACCGCGACGGCGTCCGCACGCCGATGCAGTGGACCGAGGACCGCAACGGCGGCTTCTCGCGGGCCGACCCCGCCAGCGTCGTGCTGCCGCCCATCATGGACCCGCTCTACGGCTTCAACGCCGTCAACGTCGAGGCCCAGGCGCGCGACCCCCACTCGCTGCTGAACTGGATGCGGCGCATGCTGGCGCTGCGCGGCAAGCACCAGGCCTTCGGCCGCGGGGCCTTGCGCTTCATCTACCCCGGCAACCGCCACGTGCTCGCCTACCTGCGCGAGTTCGACGGCGACACGATCCTGTGCGTCGCCAACCTGTCGCGCACGCCGCAGGCGGTGGAGCTCGGCCTCGCCGAGTTCGAGGGCCGGGTGCCGGTGGAGCTTTCCGGCCCGACGCCCTTCCCCCCCGTCGGCAAGCTGAACTACCTCCTCACGCTGCCGCCCTACGGCTTCTACTGGCTGAGCCTCAGCGAGACCGAGAAGGCCCCGTCCTGGCACCACGCGGGCGGCGAGCAGCTGCCCGAGTTCAACACCTTCGTGGTGCGCGAAAGCCTGCGCGAGCTTTTGAGCGAGCGCTACACCGGCAAGATCCTGAACGAGCTGCTGCCGCAGTACCTGCCGCTCCGCCGCTGGTTCGCCTCCAAGGACCAGCGCATCACCGGCGCGCGCCTCGTCTACGCGGCGCCGCTGCCCGCCGATCAGGAGATCCTGCTGATCGAGGTCGAGGTGCAGACCGGGGGGCGCACCGACCGCTATCAGATGCCCGCCGGCATCGCCTGGGAGGGGCCGGCGCTGACCTCCTTCGCCCAGCAGACCGCCCTGGCGCGGGTGCGGCGCGGGCGGCGCGTCGGCTACATCACCGACGCCTTCTCGCTCGACGGCCTGCCGCGCGGCGTGCTGCGCGGCATCAAGAACCGCAGCACGATCCCGCTGCCGGACGGCCGCGAGATCCGCTGCCTCGGCTCCGAGGCCGCCGACGCCCTCGAGGGCATCGACGACGCCAAGGTGCGCCTGCTCACGGCCGAGCAGTCGAACTCCTCGGCCGTGGTCGGCAACCTCGGCATCGTCAAGCTGATCCGCCGCCTCGCGCCGGGCATCCACCCCGAGGCCGAGATGACCCGCCGCCTCACCGAGGTCGGCTTCGAGAACACGGCCGCGCTGATCGGCGAGATCGTGCGCTACGCCGCGGACGGCACGCCCTACACGCTGGCCATCGCGCAGGGCGTCATCGCCAACCAGGGCGACGCCTGGACCTGGGTGCTCGACAACCTGCGCCGCGCCGTCGAGGACGCGGCCCTGACGGACGGCGAGGCCGGCCCCGACTACCAGGTGATCGACGCCTTCGTGGGCACGATCGGCCGGCGCCTCGGCGAGCTCCACCGCGCCCTGGCGCTGCCGACCGACGATCCGGCCTTCCGCCCCGAGACCGCGGACCGCGCGGCCGTCGAGGCCTGGCGGCGCGACGTCGGCGGCGAGGTCGCCCACGCGCTCGACGCGCTGGAGGCCAAGCGCGACGCGCTGGACGACGGCGCCCGCGCCCTGGCCGAATCGGTGCTCGGGCGGCGCCAGGCGGTGCTGGAAACCGTCGACCGCCTGGCCGAGGCGGGCGCCGGCACGGCGCTGACCCGCGTGCACGGCGACTTCCACCTCGGGCAGGTGCTGGTCAGCCAGGACGACGCCTACATCATCGACTTCGAGGGCGAGCCGGCGAAGACGCTGGAGCAGCGGCGCGCCAAGGCGAGCCCGCTGCGCGACGTGGCAGGGCTGCTGCGATCGCTCGACTACGCCGCGGCCAGCGTGGCGGGCGTCGAGGAGGAGGCCGGGCCGCTGCCGGTGCGCGAGCGCCGCGCGGCGCTGCTCGCCACCTTCCGGCGCGAAAGCCGGGACAGCTTCCTGGCCGCCTACCGGGACGCGCTGGGCCAGGGGGCGGACGGAGGCGCGGAGCTGTGCGAACCCCTGCTCGACCTGATGCTGCTGGAGAAGGCCGCCTACGAGATCGGCTACGAGGTGGCCAACCGGCCGCGGTGGCTGCCGATCCCGCTCGGCGGGTTCAAGGCGATCGTGGATCGCCTGACGGGTGTGGAGGAGCGCGCGTGA